A single window of Halobacterium jilantaiense DNA harbors:
- a CDS encoding DUF7837 family putative zinc-binding protein translates to MGTSPPSTPPAAERPATGSSDDSPPGTCPECRAALRASDVLIEYDVDGQREAFAECPACSEVVSPV, encoded by the coding sequence ATGGGCACAAGTCCGCCGAGTACTCCGCCTGCCGCTGAACGCCCCGCTACCGGGTCGTCGGACGACTCGCCTCCGGGCACCTGTCCGGAGTGTCGCGCAGCACTCAGAGCTTCGGACGTCCTCATCGAGTACGACGTCGACGGGCAGCGCGAGGCGTTCGCCGAGTGTCCCGCGTGCAGCGAGGTCGTGTCTCCGGTATGA
- a CDS encoding glycosyltransferase, giving the protein MEVETPDASGVWGARSAAAAVLLSTGVVAPGVVLPAYARAGATVVLAFGVALSTRALASALLAFARREPPRPRPDDDLPSVSVVVTAYNEGGVLGATVEACLALDYPADALEVVVGYEAASTDGTGSVARRLAADHRRVAAAERPGPPGGKAAATNHALDHATGDLVFVLDADQRPEPGALRRAVRWVRDDDVWCVKGRCFGTNPRESVLALCATVERGLVERTEFYVRDLVGGFALFTGGQALFRTAALEDLGGFDESLLIEDVDMAYRIRRAGGEIRVDPGVVTRETNPTGLAAWWSQRRRWARGGMQVARRHIDRSLASGPPPLPARADFAATMAAVVALPLVALAAPLAAVALAVAPGHFPVDGPAAWLWAWVAVAPVLAASLLFALDARDGRRHDPVESAAVLLLWPYVGLQALAVVTAFVAEFVLDRESVYVTSTASSDD; this is encoded by the coding sequence ATGGAGGTGGAGACACCGGACGCGTCGGGGGTCTGGGGCGCGCGGAGCGCGGCGGCCGCCGTGCTCCTCTCGACCGGCGTCGTCGCGCCGGGGGTCGTCCTGCCGGCGTACGCGAGGGCGGGTGCGACAGTCGTCCTCGCGTTCGGCGTCGCGCTGTCGACTCGGGCTCTCGCGTCCGCGCTGCTGGCGTTCGCCCGCCGGGAGCCGCCGAGGCCGCGTCCCGATGACGACCTGCCAAGCGTGAGCGTGGTGGTCACGGCGTACAACGAGGGCGGCGTGCTCGGGGCGACCGTCGAGGCGTGTCTCGCACTCGACTACCCCGCGGACGCCCTGGAAGTGGTCGTCGGCTACGAGGCGGCGTCGACGGACGGGACCGGGAGCGTCGCCCGGCGGCTCGCGGCCGACCACCGCCGCGTGGCCGCCGCCGAGCGTCCGGGCCCGCCGGGCGGGAAGGCCGCGGCGACGAATCACGCGCTGGACCACGCGACCGGCGACCTCGTGTTCGTGCTGGACGCCGACCAGCGCCCCGAGCCCGGTGCGCTCCGGCGTGCGGTTCGGTGGGTCCGGGACGACGACGTCTGGTGCGTGAAGGGGCGGTGCTTCGGAACGAACCCCCGGGAGTCGGTGCTGGCGCTCTGTGCGACCGTCGAGCGCGGCCTCGTCGAGCGCACGGAGTTCTACGTCCGCGACCTCGTCGGTGGCTTCGCGCTGTTCACGGGCGGGCAGGCGCTGTTCCGGACGGCGGCCCTCGAAGACCTCGGAGGCTTCGACGAGTCGCTGCTCATCGAGGACGTGGACATGGCGTACCGCATCCGGCGGGCCGGCGGCGAGATTCGAGTCGACCCCGGTGTCGTGACTCGGGAGACGAACCCCACGGGGCTGGCGGCGTGGTGGAGCCAGCGGCGGCGGTGGGCGCGCGGCGGGATGCAGGTCGCGCGCCGGCACATCGACCGGTCGCTGGCGTCGGGGCCGCCGCCGCTGCCCGCTCGCGCCGACTTCGCGGCGACGATGGCAGCCGTGGTCGCGCTCCCCCTCGTCGCGCTCGCAGCGCCGCTCGCGGCGGTCGCGCTGGCGGTTGCGCCCGGCCACTTCCCCGTCGACGGACCGGCAGCGTGGCTGTGGGCGTGGGTGGCGGTCGCCCCGGTGCTAGCGGCGTCGCTCCTGTTCGCGCTCGACGCGCGGGACGGCCGGCGACACGACCCCGTGGAGTCCGCGGCGGTGCTCTTGCTGTGGCCGTACGTCGGGCTGCAGGCGCTGGCGGTCGTCACTGCCTTCGTCGCGGAGTTCGTGCTGGACCGGGAGTCGGTGTACGTCACGAGCACGGCGTCGAGCGACGACTGA